In the genome of Candidatus Polarisedimenticolia bacterium, the window CGCCGTCCTGATGCCGGCGGCGACCGCCTTCGGCGCGGAAGCCGCCGCCAGCCAGCCGGCTCTGGGAATCTGGAGCGACCCGGAGTTCCAGAAGCAGTTCCTCGCCAGCTTCGGGGCGCTGTCCGACCTGGAGCCGCGCATCAACCCGGTGGAGAAGCAGCAGCTGGAGAAGCTGATTCCGTTGCTGGGATCGGATCCGGCAGCCGCCGAGAAGGAGCTGCTCAAGCTCACCACGCCCCAGTCGACCGCCCTGTTCGACTTCACGCTCGGCAATCTCGCCTTCCAGTCAGGCAACCTCGAGGCGGCGCGGACGCGCTTCACGACGGCCGTCGGCAAGTTTCCGAGCTTCCGGCGGGCGCACAAGAACCTGGGGCTGGTGGAGGTGCGCGCCGGGAACTACGAGGCCGCCGTGCGCTCGCTGGGGCGGGTCATCGAGCTGGGCGGGGGGGACGGGCTCACCTTCGGATTGCTGGGCCACGCCTGCAGCGCCGCCGGACAATTTGTCTCCGCCGAATCGGCCTACCGCAACGCCATCCTGCTGCAGGCCGACACGGTCGACTGGCGGCTCGGGCTGGTCCAGAGCCTGCTGAAGCAGCAGAAATTCGCGGAGACGGCGTCGCTTGCCGAGGAGCTCCTGCGCAAATTCCCGGAGCGCTCCGATCTCTGGCTCATCCAGGCGGGGGCGCAGGTTGGGCTCGGCCAGACGCGCCAGGCGGCGGAGAACTACGAGGTCGTCCGGCGCATGGGGAAGGCGACCATGTCCAACCTCTACACCCTGGGCGATCTCTATGCTCACGAGGGGCTGTGGGACATGGCGCTGGGGGCCTACCAGGAAGGCCTGGAAAAGGATCCGGCCCAGGCCCCGGCGCGGCCGCTGCGCAACCTGGAGATGATGGCTCAGGGAGGCGCGACCACCCAGGCCCGCCGGCTGCTGGAGCGCACGGAGGCGCTGCTCGGAGCCGCTCTCGAGGACGCCGATCGCAAGAAGCTGCTGCGGCTCAAGGCGCGGCTGGCCGCTGCCGACGGCGAAACCGCCGGGGCAGCCAAGGCCCTGGAGGAAGTGGTCGCCCTGGATCCCACCGACGGCGAGGCGCTGCTGCTGCTGGGCCAGAGCTACGCGAGCAGCGGCGATCTGGAGCGGGCCGTCTTCTGCTACGAACGGGCCGAGGGTCTGGAAAGCACCGAAGCCGAAGCCAGGCTGCGGCACGCCAAGCTCCTGGTCTCCCAGGCGCGCTACAAGGAGGCGGTGCCGCTGCTCAAGCGGGCCCAGGAGCTCAAGCCCCGCGACGACGTCGGACGCTACCTGGAGCAGGTCGACCGGCTGGCGCGCTCGCAATAGCGGCACGTCCCTTCCCGATTTCATTCCATTCCGCCGGCTTTCCATCCCATTCGTCATCGCCCGCTGAACCCATCGCCTCTTCGGCTTCGTACAATCCTGGCGTAAGCTTACGGATTCCGGGACCTTCGAGGGGCTCACCCGCCCATGCTGCAAGATGCGCGTTACGCGCTGCGCCTGATGGGGAAGACGCCGCTGTTCACGGCGACGGTGATCGCCACCATCGCCCTGGCGATTGCCGCCAACACGGCGATTTTCAGCGTGGTCAATGCCGTGATGCTCCGGCCCCTGCCGTTTGCCGAGCCGGATCGCCTCGTCCAGGTGGCGGAGCGCAACGACAAGCTGAACCTGCCGGTCTTCGCCTCCTCGGTCCTCAATTTCCTTTCCTGGCGGGAGCAGGCGCGCGGCATCGAAATGTCCGCCGTCGGCTTCAGCACCGTCACGTTGAGCGGCGGGGGAGACCCCGAGCAGCTGCCGGGCAACACCATCAGCCCGGCGCTGCTCCGACTGCTCGGAGTGCGTCCGGTCGCGGGCCGGGCCTTCAGCGACGAGGAGGAGAAGCCCAACGCCCCCCCCGTGGCGATGGTCGGCGAAGGATTGTGGAATCGGCGTTTCGGGCGCGATCGCTCCCTGGTGGGACGCACAGTGAGCTTGAACGGCATCCCGACGACGGTGGTCGGCATCGCGCCCGCCTCGCTCGCGCTGCTCTCAGGGGGGGAGGTTTTCACCCCGCTGATCCTCGATCCCGCCAAAGAGCTGCGCCTGGCCCATTTGATCTTCACGGTCGGACGGCTGAAGCAGGGGGTGACGCTGGCCCAGGCGCAAGCCGAGATGGATCAGGTTGCCGCTTCGGTCGGCCGGCAGTATCCCGAGGTTCGTGATTGGGGAATCAACCTGGTCACTTTCTACGACACCTTCATCGGCACCCAGCTGCGAACGGCCTTGTGGATGCTGCTGGGGGCCGTCGTCTTCGTGCTCCTGATCGCCTGCGCCAACATCGCCAATCTCCTGCTCGCCCGCTCGGTGACCCGGCGCACGGAGCTGGCGGTCCGGTCGGCGCTGGGCGCCGGACGGGGAAGGCTGATGCGGCAGCTCCTGGTGGAAAGCGCCGTGCTCGCCGTCATGGGCGGAGGAGCCGGGATTCTCGGCGCCTTCTGGGCCGTGCGCGCCATCCGCCGATCCTTGCCGGCCAACCTCCTTCCCGTGTCGGACATCAACGTGGATCTTCCGGTGCTCGCCTTCGCCGCGGGATTGACCCTGCTCACCGGATTGCTCTTCAGCCTCGCCCCCGCCTGGCGCGCCCTCGGGGCGAATCTGGGGGACGCCCTCAAGCAGGGCGGCCGGGGTTCGGGGTCGGAGCCGCGCGCCCGCCTGCGAAAAGGACTCGCGGCCGTGGAGCTCGCCCTGGCCACCATCCTGCTCATCGGCGCCGGGCTGCTGATCCAGAGCCTCGCCAATCTGCAGCGCGTGGCGGTCGGCTTCGATCCCCATGCGCTGCTGACCTTCCAGCTCGCTCCGCCGCCCAGCAAGTATCCGCTGGCCGACAAGGCGCCGCTTTTCTATCGCGCGCTCGTCGATGAGCTGCGCGCCCTGCCGGGCGTGAAGGACGCGGCCGTGTCGAGCGGCATTCCCTTCGGCGCCGGCAATAACGCCCGCCACCCGATGCTTGCCTCGGGCCCTTCGGCGCTGCCCCCCGAGACCCTGGTGCCCATCGACTGGCGCAGTGTCACCCCCGGCTATTTCAAGGCGATGGGCATTCCGCTGCTGCGGGGGCGGGACTTCACCGATGCCGACGGCCCCGCGTCGCACGTCACCATCGTCAGCGAAGCGACCGCGAAAAAGTTCTGGGGCGACGCGGATCCCCTGGGACACGCGCTGATCCGCTCGGCCGACCGGGCCACCGCCTTCACGGTGATCGGCGTGGTGGGGGACGTGCGCATCCTGACCCTGAACCAGGAGCTCCCCTCGCTCTACTAT includes:
- a CDS encoding tetratricopeptide repeat protein, coding for MGTKRLVTELVLAMACAVLMPAATAFGAEAAASQPALGIWSDPEFQKQFLASFGALSDLEPRINPVEKQQLEKLIPLLGSDPAAAEKELLKLTTPQSTALFDFTLGNLAFQSGNLEAARTRFTTAVGKFPSFRRAHKNLGLVEVRAGNYEAAVRSLGRVIELGGGDGLTFGLLGHACSAAGQFVSAESAYRNAILLQADTVDWRLGLVQSLLKQQKFAETASLAEELLRKFPERSDLWLIQAGAQVGLGQTRQAAENYEVVRRMGKATMSNLYTLGDLYAHEGLWDMALGAYQEGLEKDPAQAPARPLRNLEMMAQGGATTQARRLLERTEALLGAALEDADRKKLLRLKARLAAADGETAGAAKALEEVVALDPTDGEALLLLGQSYASSGDLERAVFCYERAEGLESTEAEARLRHAKLLVSQARYKEAVPLLKRAQELKPRDDVGRYLEQVDRLARSQ
- a CDS encoding ABC transporter permease, which translates into the protein MLQDARYALRLMGKTPLFTATVIATIALAIAANTAIFSVVNAVMLRPLPFAEPDRLVQVAERNDKLNLPVFASSVLNFLSWREQARGIEMSAVGFSTVTLSGGGDPEQLPGNTISPALLRLLGVRPVAGRAFSDEEEKPNAPPVAMVGEGLWNRRFGRDRSLVGRTVSLNGIPTTVVGIAPASLALLSGGEVFTPLILDPAKELRLAHLIFTVGRLKQGVTLAQAQAEMDQVAASVGRQYPEVRDWGINLVTFYDTFIGTQLRTALWMLLGAVVFVLLIACANIANLLLARSVTRRTELAVRSALGAGRGRLMRQLLVESAVLAVMGGGAGILGAFWAVRAIRRSLPANLLPVSDINVDLPVLAFAAGLTLLTGLLFSLAPAWRALGANLGDALKQGGRGSGSEPRARLRKGLAAVELALATILLIGAGLLIQSLANLQRVAVGFDPHALLTFQLAPPPSKYPLADKAPLFYRALVDELRALPGVKDAAVSSGIPFGAGNNARHPMLASGPSALPPETLVPIDWRSVTPGYFKAMGIPLLRGRDFTDADGPASHVTIVSEATAKKFWGDADPLGHALIRSADRATAFTVIGVVGDVRILTLNQELPSLYYPIAARVWPLMDVAVRVDGEPGKLLPSIRRKVREIDPELALANVRTMDEWIAASSAQLRLSTQLLSGFAAAALLIAALGIYGVLASSVSQRTREIGMRMALGAQPGGVLRLVVGEGMRVALAGISAGLLGGLALGQVVSSLVYGIAVRDPATFAAVAVALGGVAVAACVLPAVRAARVDPMAALRCE